From Pseudarthrobacter equi, a single genomic window includes:
- a CDS encoding 1-phosphofructokinase family hexose kinase: MIVTFTANPSLDRTVALPGPLERGEVQRAVSVTQESGGKGVNVSRALVASGLESLAVLPGADSDPVLAGLRAGAVPFVSLPIDEPLRTNVALTEPGGVTTKINEPGPVLDDNQQEALLKLLLESSRGAGWVVLAGSLPPGFPPDFYATAARRLRSAADGESSGHTPLIAVDSSGQPLAAALTGGAEGMPDLLKPNAEELAELAAAAGFATAAADELEADPAAAAEAASAVVRSGVGAVLATLGSKGAVLVTADGAWLATHPPVAAVSTVGAGDSALAGYLLAHSQGAAPADCLRQAVAHGAAAASLPGSTVPAVHQTTPEAVTITALRKD, encoded by the coding sequence ATGATCGTCACGTTCACGGCCAACCCCAGCCTGGACCGCACCGTCGCCCTGCCCGGACCCCTGGAGCGCGGCGAAGTGCAGCGCGCTGTGTCCGTCACCCAGGAATCGGGCGGCAAGGGTGTCAACGTGTCCCGTGCGCTGGTGGCCTCCGGCCTCGAATCCCTGGCAGTCCTGCCCGGCGCGGACAGCGATCCCGTGCTGGCCGGCCTTCGCGCCGGCGCCGTGCCCTTCGTGTCACTGCCCATTGACGAGCCGCTGCGCACCAACGTGGCCCTCACCGAACCCGGCGGGGTGACCACCAAGATCAACGAGCCCGGCCCGGTCCTGGATGACAACCAGCAGGAGGCGCTGCTGAAGCTGCTGCTGGAAAGCTCCCGGGGTGCCGGCTGGGTGGTCCTGGCAGGTTCGCTGCCGCCGGGGTTCCCACCAGATTTTTACGCGACGGCGGCCCGCCGCCTGCGTTCAGCTGCCGACGGCGAGTCCTCAGGGCACACGCCACTGATCGCCGTCGACTCGTCCGGCCAGCCACTCGCCGCCGCCCTTACAGGCGGCGCGGAGGGCATGCCGGATCTTTTGAAGCCCAACGCCGAGGAACTGGCGGAACTGGCTGCTGCAGCCGGATTCGCCACGGCCGCCGCTGACGAACTGGAAGCGGACCCGGCGGCAGCCGCCGAGGCCGCGTCCGCCGTCGTGCGTTCCGGTGTGGGTGCTGTGCTGGCAACTCTCGGTTCCAAGGGAGCTGTCCTCGTAACGGCCGACGGCGCGTGGCTGGCCACGCATCCGCCGGTCGCCGCAGTGAGCACGGTGGGTGCGGGAGATTCCGCACTGGCCGGCTACCTGCTCGCCCACAGCCAGGGCGCCGCCCCGGCTGACTGCCTGCGTCAGGCGGTGGCCCATGGGGCCGCCGCCGCCTCCCTGCCCGGTTCAACGGTTCCGGCAGTGCACCAAACCACCCCGGAAGCCGTAACCATCACGGCCCTTCGAAAGGATTGA
- a CDS encoding DeoR/GlpR family DNA-binding transcription regulator, with the protein MFAEERQQKIAELVAGSGRVSVTLLAERFRITTETVRRDLAALENVGTVRRVHGGAVAADRFSTTEESVTERAIRRPDQKSRIAEAALALIPRNSPGSVLIDGGTTTEVLADMLARRTVVELSESGAAGTELVAITHAVPIAGKLSSVPGIALHILGGRVRGITQVAVGQATVDAAARIRPDIAFVGTNGIHPTFGLSTPDPEEAAVKAAFVHSARRIVVLADSSKLDAETLVQFASLKDLDTLITDSEPSPELAAALEEADVDVVIA; encoded by the coding sequence GTGTTCGCCGAGGAACGCCAGCAGAAGATTGCCGAGCTTGTTGCCGGCAGCGGCCGGGTCAGCGTGACCCTGCTGGCTGAGCGCTTCCGGATCACCACCGAAACCGTCCGCCGGGACCTCGCCGCCCTCGAGAACGTCGGCACCGTCCGCCGCGTGCACGGCGGGGCGGTTGCGGCAGACCGCTTCAGCACCACCGAGGAAAGCGTCACCGAACGCGCCATCCGCCGGCCGGACCAGAAGAGCCGCATCGCCGAGGCCGCCCTCGCGCTCATCCCCCGCAACTCCCCCGGCAGCGTCCTGATCGACGGCGGAACCACCACCGAAGTCCTCGCCGACATGCTGGCCCGGCGCACCGTCGTCGAACTTTCCGAATCCGGCGCCGCCGGCACCGAACTGGTGGCCATCACCCACGCCGTACCCATTGCCGGCAAGCTCTCCAGCGTCCCCGGCATCGCGCTGCACATCCTGGGCGGCCGGGTCCGCGGCATCACCCAGGTGGCCGTCGGCCAGGCAACGGTGGACGCCGCCGCACGGATCCGCCCGGATATTGCTTTCGTGGGGACCAACGGCATCCACCCCACCTTCGGACTCAGCACTCCAGATCCTGAAGAAGCCGCAGTGAAGGCTGCCTTCGTCCACTCGGCTCGCCGCATCGTTGTGCTGGCCGATTCCTCCAAGCTGGACGCGGAAACGCTGGTCCAGTTCGCCTCCCTGAAAGACCTGGACACCTTGATTACAGACAGCGAACCCAGCCCCGAACTCGCCGCAGCCCTGGAAGAGGCCGATGTTGACGTGGTGATCGCATGA
- a CDS encoding DUF6458 family protein, translating to MRIGSSIFLIALGAILAWAVAPGLIPFVDQALVGYILMAVGVIGLIASLVLASPGRTRRVSETRSVVDPNTGERITRNESRDGTI from the coding sequence ATGAGAATCGGCTCGTCAATCTTCCTTATCGCCCTCGGCGCCATCCTCGCCTGGGCGGTGGCCCCGGGACTCATCCCCTTCGTGGACCAGGCCCTGGTGGGCTACATCCTGATGGCCGTAGGCGTCATCGGCCTGATCGCCTCCTTGGTCCTGGCCTCCCCAGGCCGTACGCGGCGGGTCAGCGAGACCCGTTCCGTCGTGGATCCGAACACGGGTGAGCGGATCACCCGGAACGAAAGCCGCGACGGAACCATCTAG
- a CDS encoding alpha/beta hydrolase, whose amino-acid sequence METVVWSKPEGQRAGTPLLVMMHGYGTDESRMVRLFEYLPPEFTFAALRAPKPIGDHYGWFLLDYFLANDFADVISVTGAVHGWINSVRGQHTSVSLMGYSQGMAMATTLLRLHPRDYAAVVGLSGFVLDNDLLALTDEFETRPPFFWGRDKADLVINEDATAYTGEWLEAHTLLTARTYPGMGHAMSKAEMADVGAFLRHYVLRGGAAGN is encoded by the coding sequence ATGGAAACAGTTGTGTGGTCCAAGCCTGAGGGCCAGCGCGCCGGGACGCCCCTGCTGGTGATGATGCACGGCTACGGCACGGATGAATCCCGCATGGTCCGGCTGTTCGAGTACCTGCCTCCAGAGTTCACCTTCGCGGCCCTCCGGGCGCCGAAGCCCATCGGAGACCACTATGGCTGGTTCCTCCTGGACTACTTTCTCGCCAACGACTTTGCCGACGTCATCTCCGTCACCGGCGCCGTGCATGGCTGGATCAACTCCGTCCGCGGCCAGCACACCAGCGTGAGCCTGATGGGGTACTCGCAGGGCATGGCTATGGCCACCACCCTCCTGCGCCTCCACCCGCGCGACTACGCCGCGGTCGTGGGCCTTTCCGGCTTTGTGCTGGATAACGACCTCCTGGCCCTCACCGATGAGTTTGAGACCAGGCCGCCGTTCTTCTGGGGGCGCGACAAGGCGGACCTGGTGATCAACGAGGATGCCACCGCCTACACGGGTGAATGGCTTGAAGCACACACGCTGCTGACCGCACGGACGTATCCCGGAATGGGGCACGCCATGTCGAAAGCCGAGATGGCGGATGTTGGCGCGTTCCTTCGGCATTACGTGCTCCGTGGCGGGGCCGCCGGAAACTAA
- a CDS encoding HAD family hydrolase, whose translation MSNSAHEALANEPSTATAPENTAWTGASAILFDLDGVLTPTATVHEQAWKELFEGFLAGHPEVQGYRESDYFDHIDGKPRFDGVRDFLASRSIELPEGPLDDDPANITVQGLGNRKNRIFNDIVSTGVEPFEGSVRFLEAALDRGLKVAVVSSSRNAPAVLAAAGLSHHFPVVVDGVVAAREGIPGKPSPATYAYAARLLELPSEECVVVEDAVSGVQAGQAGSFHSVIGVDRGAGRETLLGAGATLVVNDLGELLP comes from the coding sequence ATGAGCAACTCCGCCCACGAAGCACTCGCCAACGAGCCTTCCACCGCAACGGCCCCCGAGAACACCGCCTGGACTGGCGCATCCGCCATCCTGTTCGACCTGGACGGCGTGCTGACCCCCACGGCCACTGTGCACGAGCAGGCCTGGAAGGAACTCTTCGAAGGCTTCCTTGCCGGGCACCCCGAGGTCCAGGGCTACCGCGAAAGCGACTACTTCGACCACATCGACGGCAAGCCGCGGTTCGACGGCGTGCGGGACTTCCTCGCCTCACGCAGCATTGAGCTCCCCGAAGGACCGCTGGACGACGATCCCGCCAACATCACTGTCCAGGGCCTCGGGAACCGCAAGAACCGGATCTTCAACGACATCGTCAGCACCGGCGTCGAGCCGTTCGAAGGCTCGGTGCGTTTCCTCGAAGCCGCGCTGGACCGCGGACTGAAGGTCGCCGTCGTCTCATCCTCCCGCAACGCCCCCGCCGTCCTGGCCGCCGCAGGCCTCAGCCACCACTTCCCCGTCGTGGTGGACGGTGTGGTGGCGGCCCGCGAAGGAATCCCCGGCAAGCCCAGCCCGGCGACGTACGCCTACGCGGCCCGGCTGCTGGAACTGCCCAGCGAGGAGTGCGTAGTGGTGGAGGATGCTGTCTCCGGCGTCCAGGCCGGCCAGGCGGGATCGTTCCATTCCGTCATCGGCGTGGACCGCGGTGCCGGGCGCGAAACCCTCCTCGGGGCCGGGGCAACCCTGGTGGTCAACGACCTTGGAGAGCTCCTGCCCTGA
- a CDS encoding glycoside hydrolase family 65 protein encodes MAIISADRERFPNTPWQLVETRHEPGNAGTLETLFSLGNGHLGIRGAHWAAADAELPGSFINGLHEIWDIKHAENAFGFARTGQRILYIPDANNFTVVVDGESLGLAESEVLDYRRSVDFSTGIYECRITWQCRSGSVVTTTERRAVGYESRGSLGLSLEVAADRDISLDVTSSVINRQDQPVEDHSAHDPRRAGRHAGRVLLPLRLDGGDGSLRLSWEAAESKQRVGLAVDHWTSAGHQPFETLVDQDDSSVRYVLAVSAGEPFRLEKSVSYAAGRTVQDEGVDAAALAEAGLRPVADIFAESEAHYRGYWATSDIVVDGGEPELQQAIRWNLFQLAQATARANVAGIPAKGVTGSGYEGHYFWDQEVYLLPYLTYTNPDGARQVLEFRHAMLPEAKVRAKELSVDGALFPWRTINGLEASAYYAAGTAQFHIAAAIAFATNRYLWATGDSAFREGMGAELLMETARMWISLGFFGKDGLFHIHGVTGPDEYTAVVNDNLYTNVMARFNLRAAAALDHPGVAQEERQLWAAAANLMHLPFDSRMQVHSQDNDFMTLEPWDWTTPRSKYPLLLHFHPLVIYRHQVLKQADTVLAMFLQWQDFTAGEKQRAFDFYDPITTGDSTLSACVQGIMAAEVGYSGEALKHFTNAVFIDLDDTHGNTIDGVHIASTGGVWSSLVCGFAGLRDQGPVPYFDPRLPEEWDGLTFHLRISGRLLLVRLSSGAITLTVQEGDPLDVNVRGQMLAVGSDPVRVELEPVAEPEPTVFPSGLPTASIPVVLANS; translated from the coding sequence ATGGCTATCATCTCTGCGGACCGCGAACGGTTCCCCAATACTCCCTGGCAACTGGTGGAAACCCGCCACGAACCGGGAAACGCAGGGACGCTTGAAACGCTCTTTTCCCTGGGCAACGGCCACCTCGGAATCCGTGGCGCCCACTGGGCAGCGGCGGATGCCGAGCTTCCCGGCAGCTTCATCAACGGGCTGCACGAAATCTGGGATATCAAGCACGCCGAGAACGCCTTCGGATTCGCGCGGACCGGCCAGCGCATCCTCTACATCCCGGACGCCAACAACTTCACCGTCGTGGTGGACGGGGAGTCCCTGGGCCTTGCCGAATCGGAGGTGCTGGACTACCGGCGGAGCGTTGACTTCTCCACCGGCATCTACGAGTGCCGCATCACCTGGCAGTGCCGGTCCGGATCCGTGGTCACCACCACCGAACGGCGTGCGGTGGGGTACGAATCCCGGGGCAGCCTGGGCCTTTCCCTCGAGGTTGCGGCGGACCGCGATATTTCGCTCGACGTCACCTCGTCCGTGATCAACCGGCAGGACCAGCCGGTAGAGGACCACTCCGCCCACGATCCCCGCCGCGCCGGCCGCCACGCCGGACGGGTCCTGCTGCCGCTGCGGCTCGATGGCGGCGACGGATCACTGCGGCTCTCCTGGGAAGCCGCCGAATCCAAGCAGCGCGTGGGCCTGGCCGTGGACCACTGGACATCCGCCGGGCACCAGCCTTTCGAAACCCTGGTGGACCAGGACGACAGCAGCGTCCGCTACGTGCTGGCCGTCAGCGCCGGCGAACCCTTCCGGCTCGAGAAAAGCGTCAGCTACGCCGCGGGCCGGACCGTGCAGGACGAGGGCGTCGACGCCGCAGCCCTGGCCGAAGCAGGCCTGCGCCCCGTCGCGGACATCTTCGCCGAAAGCGAGGCGCACTACCGCGGCTATTGGGCAACGTCCGACATCGTAGTGGACGGTGGCGAGCCGGAGCTGCAGCAGGCCATCCGCTGGAACCTGTTCCAGCTGGCCCAGGCCACGGCCCGTGCCAACGTGGCCGGTATCCCGGCCAAGGGCGTCACCGGATCCGGCTACGAGGGCCACTATTTCTGGGACCAGGAGGTGTACCTCCTGCCGTACCTGACGTACACCAACCCGGACGGTGCACGGCAGGTCCTGGAGTTCCGCCATGCCATGTTGCCTGAAGCCAAGGTCCGGGCCAAGGAACTCAGTGTGGACGGCGCACTGTTCCCGTGGCGGACCATCAACGGCCTTGAAGCCAGCGCCTACTACGCCGCCGGCACCGCGCAGTTCCACATCGCGGCAGCCATCGCGTTCGCCACCAACCGCTACCTGTGGGCCACGGGCGATTCCGCGTTCCGGGAGGGCATGGGGGCTGAGCTGCTGATGGAAACCGCGCGCATGTGGATTTCGCTGGGCTTCTTCGGCAAGGACGGCCTGTTCCACATCCACGGTGTCACCGGCCCGGACGAGTACACCGCCGTGGTCAATGACAACCTCTACACCAACGTCATGGCCCGGTTTAACCTGCGGGCCGCCGCAGCGCTGGACCACCCCGGCGTGGCCCAGGAAGAGCGGCAGCTGTGGGCAGCGGCAGCCAACCTGATGCACCTGCCGTTCGACAGCCGCATGCAGGTCCACTCCCAGGACAACGACTTCATGACCCTGGAACCATGGGACTGGACCACGCCGCGGTCCAAGTACCCGCTCCTGCTGCATTTCCACCCGCTGGTGATTTACCGCCACCAGGTGCTCAAGCAGGCGGACACCGTCCTCGCCATGTTCCTGCAATGGCAGGACTTCACAGCGGGCGAGAAGCAGCGCGCCTTCGATTTCTACGATCCCATCACTACCGGCGACTCCACCCTGTCTGCATGTGTGCAGGGCATCATGGCTGCCGAAGTGGGGTACTCCGGGGAGGCCCTGAAGCACTTCACCAACGCGGTGTTCATCGACCTGGACGACACCCACGGCAACACCATTGATGGTGTGCACATCGCCTCCACCGGAGGGGTGTGGAGCTCCCTGGTGTGCGGCTTTGCGGGCCTGCGCGACCAGGGCCCGGTGCCGTATTTCGATCCGCGCCTGCCGGAGGAATGGGACGGACTGACCTTCCACCTCAGGATCAGCGGCCGGCTGCTGCTGGTCAGGCTTTCCTCCGGCGCCATCACGCTCACCGTCCAGGAAGGGGACCCGCTCGACGTCAACGTCCGGGGCCAGATGCTGGCCGTAGGCTCCGATCCCGTCAGGGTGGAGCTGGAGCCCGTCGCGGAACCGGAACCCACTGTCTTCCCCAGCGGACTCCCGACGGCGAGCATTCCGGTGGTCCTCGCCAACAGCTGA
- a CDS encoding MFS transporter: protein MPAPKALRPFIHREYRVLIAALAISIFGSGMWAVAMVYQVIHLGGGPLELSLVAAAGSVGLVAFVLAGGIAADRVPQRRLIIAVEGANLAVIAAISGLAMAGWLQLWHVAAGAFVLGVGAAFFFPAYSAILPRILPAEDLLAANGMEGTMRPVLQQAAGPAVAGILVAALSPSHAVTGVAACHLLAFIVLNFLGQHTLATSPKEAGHEDAHRKSSFVQDLREGVSYTIRTPWLLWTLIWACISVLFLIGPIEVLLPFLVRDQLGGDSSMFGFLLAVMGVGAALGSLVTASLRLPRRYLTVMMVSWGVGSLPIAAVGLMDNFWLMAAALFIWGATGSVGMVIWGTLLQRRVPSHLLGRISSLDFFVSLALMPVSMALAGPAAEVLPIWLIFLVAGVVCPVMAVIASAAARMPRDELANPLDTAPEAAVA from the coding sequence ATGCCCGCCCCCAAAGCCTTGCGCCCGTTCATCCACCGCGAGTACCGGGTCCTGATTGCAGCGCTGGCCATCTCGATCTTCGGTTCCGGCATGTGGGCCGTAGCCATGGTCTACCAGGTAATCCACCTGGGCGGCGGTCCGCTGGAGCTCTCGCTGGTGGCCGCCGCCGGAAGCGTGGGACTGGTGGCCTTTGTCCTGGCCGGCGGGATAGCGGCGGACAGGGTCCCGCAGCGGCGCCTGATCATCGCCGTCGAGGGCGCCAACCTGGCAGTCATTGCCGCGATCAGCGGCCTGGCGATGGCCGGCTGGCTGCAACTGTGGCATGTGGCTGCGGGTGCGTTCGTGCTGGGCGTTGGCGCGGCCTTCTTCTTCCCTGCCTACTCCGCCATCCTGCCGCGCATCCTTCCGGCTGAGGACCTGCTGGCCGCCAACGGCATGGAGGGGACCATGCGCCCCGTGCTGCAGCAGGCTGCGGGACCGGCGGTGGCCGGCATCCTGGTGGCAGCCCTCTCCCCGTCGCATGCGGTGACCGGAGTGGCCGCGTGCCACCTGCTGGCCTTCATTGTGCTGAACTTCCTGGGCCAGCACACCCTGGCCACAAGCCCCAAAGAGGCGGGGCACGAGGATGCACACCGGAAATCGTCCTTCGTCCAGGACCTGCGCGAAGGAGTCAGCTACACCATCAGGACACCATGGCTGCTCTGGACGCTGATCTGGGCCTGCATTTCGGTGCTGTTCCTGATCGGCCCCATCGAGGTCCTCCTGCCATTCCTGGTGCGGGACCAGCTGGGCGGGGATTCGAGCATGTTCGGTTTCCTGCTGGCGGTCATGGGGGTGGGCGCAGCCCTGGGCTCCCTGGTGACGGCGTCACTCCGCCTGCCGCGCCGCTACCTCACGGTGATGATGGTGTCCTGGGGCGTGGGCAGCCTGCCGATTGCCGCCGTCGGCCTCATGGACAACTTCTGGCTGATGGCTGCAGCCCTGTTCATCTGGGGCGCCACCGGGAGCGTGGGCATGGTCATCTGGGGCACGCTGCTTCAGCGCCGCGTCCCGTCCCACCTGCTGGGCCGCATCTCCAGCCTGGACTTTTTCGTGTCCCTGGCGCTGATGCCGGTGTCCATGGCGCTGGCCGGGCCTGCAGCTGAGGTGCTGCCCATCTGGCTGATTTTCCTGGTGGCGGGCGTGGTCTGCCCCGTCATGGCCGTCATCGCTTCCGCCGCCGCAAGGATGCCCCGCGACGAACTGGCAAACCCGCTGGACACGGCGCCCGAAGCCGCCGTGGCCTGA
- the lipA gene encoding lipoyl synthase → MTLAPEGRKLLRIEQRNAATPVERKPEWIKAKVQMGPEFVQLKNLVKKEGLHTVCEEAGCPNIFECWEDKEATFLIGGSECTRRCDFCQIDTGKPSPVDRFEPTKVARSVQSMQLRYATVTGVARDDLEDEGVWLYAETVRKIHELNPGTGVELLIPDFSGNPDHIAAICDSKPEVFAHNVETVPRIFKRIRPAFRYERSLDVITQGRNLGMVTKSNLILGMGETREEISEALRDLHAAGCDLITITQYLRPSERHLPVDRWVKPQEFVDLQNEAQEIGFLGVMSGPLVRSSYRAGRLWATAMRKKGRDIPAELAHIADGIQDSGTTRQEAATLLAG, encoded by the coding sequence ATGACATTGGCACCCGAAGGTCGGAAGTTGCTGCGGATCGAACAGCGCAACGCGGCCACCCCGGTGGAACGCAAACCGGAATGGATCAAGGCCAAAGTCCAAATGGGCCCCGAGTTCGTCCAACTCAAGAACCTGGTCAAAAAAGAAGGCCTCCACACCGTCTGCGAAGAAGCCGGCTGCCCCAACATCTTCGAATGCTGGGAAGACAAAGAAGCCACCTTCCTCATCGGCGGCTCCGAATGCACCCGCCGCTGCGACTTCTGCCAGATCGACACCGGCAAACCCTCCCCCGTGGACAGGTTCGAACCCACCAAAGTGGCCCGCTCCGTCCAATCCATGCAACTCCGCTACGCCACCGTCACCGGCGTGGCCCGCGACGACCTCGAAGACGAAGGCGTCTGGCTCTACGCCGAAACCGTCCGCAAAATCCACGAACTGAACCCCGGCACCGGCGTCGAACTCCTCATCCCCGACTTCTCCGGCAACCCCGACCACATCGCCGCAATCTGCGACTCCAAACCCGAAGTCTTCGCCCACAACGTCGAAACCGTCCCCCGGATCTTCAAGCGCATCCGCCCCGCCTTCCGCTACGAACGCTCCCTCGACGTCATCACCCAAGGCCGCAACCTGGGCATGGTCACCAAATCCAACCTCATCCTCGGCATGGGCGAAACCCGCGAAGAAATCTCCGAAGCACTCCGCGACCTCCACGCCGCCGGCTGCGACCTGATCACCATCACCCAATACCTCCGCCCCTCCGAACGCCACCTCCCCGTGGACCGCTGGGTCAAACCCCAGGAATTCGTCGACCTCCAAAACGAAGCCCAAGAAATCGGCTTCCTCGGCGTCATGTCCGGCCCCCTGGTCCGCTCCTCCTACCGCGCCGGCCGCCTCTGGGCCACCGCCATGCGCAAAAAAGGCCGCGACATCCCCGCCGAACTCGCCCACATCGCCGACGGCATCCAGGACTCCGGCACCACCCGCCAGGAAGCCGCCACCCTCCTGGCCGGATAG
- a CDS encoding L-serine ammonia-lyase, with the protein MAVGVFDLFSVGIGPSSSHTVGPMRAAAVFVEELRGAGVLSRVASLRVDLYGSLAATGHGHGTMTAVLLGLEGFHPERILPAEVEERLAAIAETGTLNLAGAGNGEGVKLPYGVKDIVLRPLTVLPRHTNGMTFTVTDADGAALHAATFFSVGGGFIVREGEEDAAQQELDESKKELPLPFRTAAELLKHCVDTGLGISDVMLVNEKSSRGEEEIRAGLLHIWSVMEACVATSLKRDGVLPGGLKVRRRAPDWFDRLKKECARPGVDSQDLDFTDWDFHDPRYWQEWVNLVALAVNEENASGGRVVTAPTNGAAGIIPAVLYYALHFAPGMDQATQEDRDGVVARFLLAAGAVGVLYKEQASISGAEVGCQGEVASASSMAAAGLAEVMGGTPAQVENAAEIAMEHNLGLTCDPIGGLVQVPCIERNAIAAAKAINAAKMALWGDGTHRVSLDEVIITMRETGKDMSSKYKETAMGGLAVNVVEC; encoded by the coding sequence ATGGCCGTTGGCGTCTTCGACCTTTTCTCTGTCGGTATTGGGCCGTCGAGTTCTCATACTGTGGGGCCGATGCGGGCTGCTGCGGTGTTTGTGGAGGAGTTGCGGGGTGCCGGGGTGTTGTCCCGGGTGGCTTCGTTGCGGGTGGATCTGTATGGGTCGTTGGCTGCGACGGGGCATGGGCATGGGACGATGACGGCGGTCCTGCTGGGTTTGGAAGGGTTCCATCCTGAGCGGATCCTGCCGGCTGAGGTGGAGGAGCGGCTGGCCGCGATCGCTGAGACCGGGACGCTGAACCTGGCCGGGGCCGGTAACGGGGAAGGCGTGAAGCTGCCGTACGGGGTGAAGGACATCGTGTTGCGGCCGTTGACGGTGTTGCCGCGGCACACGAACGGGATGACGTTCACCGTGACGGACGCGGACGGGGCGGCGCTGCACGCGGCGACGTTCTTCTCCGTGGGCGGCGGGTTCATTGTCCGTGAGGGCGAGGAGGACGCCGCGCAGCAGGAACTCGATGAGTCCAAGAAGGAGCTGCCGCTGCCGTTCCGGACCGCCGCGGAACTCCTGAAGCATTGCGTGGACACCGGGTTGGGGATCAGTGATGTGATGCTGGTCAACGAGAAGTCCTCCCGGGGTGAGGAGGAGATCCGGGCGGGGCTGCTGCATATCTGGTCCGTGATGGAGGCGTGCGTGGCGACCTCGCTGAAGCGTGACGGGGTGCTGCCGGGTGGGTTGAAGGTCCGCCGCCGCGCCCCGGACTGGTTCGACCGGTTGAAGAAGGAATGCGCCCGTCCGGGCGTGGACAGCCAGGACCTGGACTTCACGGACTGGGATTTCCATGACCCGAGGTACTGGCAGGAGTGGGTGAACCTGGTGGCCTTGGCCGTGAACGAGGAGAACGCCTCCGGCGGGCGTGTGGTCACGGCCCCCACGAACGGGGCGGCCGGGATCATTCCCGCGGTCCTGTACTACGCGCTGCATTTCGCCCCGGGCATGGACCAGGCCACGCAGGAGGACCGCGACGGCGTGGTGGCCAGGTTCCTGCTCGCCGCCGGTGCCGTGGGGGTGCTCTACAAGGAACAGGCATCCATTTCCGGTGCCGAGGTGGGCTGCCAGGGCGAGGTCGCTTCGGCGTCGTCGATGGCGGCGGCGGGACTGGCTGAGGTCATGGGCGGCACCCCGGCGCAGGTGGAGAACGCCGCGGAAATCGCGATGGAACACAACCTGGGCCTGACGTGTGATCCGATCGGCGGGCTGGTGCAGGTCCCGTGCATCGAGCGGAACGCGATCGCCGCGGCGAAGGCCATCAACGCGGCGAAGATGGCGCTCTGGGGCGACGGCACCCACCGGGTCTCCCTCGACGAAGTCATCATCACCATGCGCGAAACCGGCAAGGACATGTCCTCCAAATACAAGGAAACCGCCATGGGCGGCCTCGCCGTCAACGTCGTCGAATGCTGA